DNA from Plasmodium falciparum 3D7 genome assembly, chromosome: 8:
TTCATAGAAATTTATCTGAATATTATATAGGTATATATGCAGCACTCAGAAATTATTATCGTCAACAGAGTggagtatataaaaaatattattcagGAAAACTTAAGAAAGACATATGCTATGATACATTAGAAGAAGATGCTGATGAAGCATCACATGATGAACCAGTTAATAAATATgccaaaaaaaacaaacaggttataaaaaaaaaaaaaaaaaaaaatataagaatttaAGGTATGGAAAAGTTGAtagtattataaaaacattaaataatactgatgtaaataaacataaacttAATGattctaataaaaaaatttaaggcAAGATtaagaaaattaaattataatgatctTACAAGAGAATTAAATAAACATGAAATAACTTAGTTATTAAGggattaaaagaaaatatagcACGTAAagttttaattaatatatggaTTCAAAAATTGCATGTATGTAAATTAGGAGGGgatgatataatatgtacTTTATAAATTTGTGAAGAAGTGTGTTTGTCTAAATACAAAAAGGTTATATTACCACATGGTGGTGGACtacctaaaaaaaaaaaaaaaaaacatccTGAAGGATATTgggaaaaaaatttatatgttattgGAGTGAAATTATTGCATGtatcatatgaatataataataaagttttattaattattacttAATAAAAGAGTTAAACttgttaaaataaaaatatacttattttCATGTTTATGTAAATTTgacaatttaaaaaaaaaaattatataaagaatatgaaaatgaattatatgataatattatgaaagtatcataaaataatatattctatataataaattataaatataaatatatatatatatatatatatatatatatatatatatatatatttataaggaTGGGACAGGTGTAAATAtagtttataattttaattttttgaataagataaaattaatttacaaaatagaaaaaatatatgttttcattacatatatttcataattaataaattagatATGTATCTATATTAATCTTTGTGATATTTCATTCGTATATTTTCATGTGtcctatttttattttatacatacatttatatatatatatatatatatatttaaaagtataaataattaaatacacaaaaataaatttgcgctatatatatacaaaattttatatattttaattgatattttgtatatattatgttcttGTTATTTTAAAATCCATACAATATAAGAAAATTGTTTATAGGATTAACTAATTTATATTCACATGTTTTAGCTCAAATTAATGTGTACAgcttataaatgaatatatataataatataattatttaaattaaattttttttttaagtacaTGGaagcatatttttttaaatataatatatgcttATTTAGTTcacaagaaatatatatatatatatatatatatatataaaattttgttaataatatcatttatGTAGTACTATAACAAgaactataaaaaaatagattcattcattttcataaatatataacatatatatatatatatatatatatatataagtataaaataatagatctgtataattttaaaaatatattttcttgacATATTGTGTTCATGATATATGaattgttatttatatatatttgcacATCttgcaaatatataataatatatcaatgagaaaaaagaaataaaaataatattaatgtattattatatatatatatatatgtatatttttttttttttttcttttcattttaataaatatgttcttatatataatgagaaataaatatttaacatatgtttaaaaagaaaaatttaagaTTTACATGATtaggaataaaaatattaaaagctatatattaatgttgtactttatgttcatattgtaaaagataaatataatttttattaaaatttatatttattattattataagttCTTAGAAAAtacattttgttttaaaataatactataaaaagaacaataataaaaataaaatacaattaaaacataattaaaaaagaaaaatacagACAGTAAAAAAAATCGCTATCCCATAAATTACAAAACATGaattaataaacatatattgtttattaataaaattgtaagttatttttatatatacataataaattaaagatACTGAaacaataattttaaatgtaaataaatgaataatgatatgttttatatgattcattattctatatttataaggaagattacaaaaaaaaaattcatatgtattttttttgtaatttctgtgtttatgtttttatttttataatatttttaatctattattaaataaatttaatggCGTAGGCAATGTGTGGCGGCTTCGTGGTGTGCGGCTGCATGGTGAGCATCGGTTGCATGGTGTGCGGCTGCATGGTGAGCATCAGTTGCATGGTGTGCGGCTGCATGATGAGCATCGGCTGCATGGTGAGCGTGATGAGCATCGGTTGCATGGTGAGCATCGGCTGCATGGTGAGCGTGATGAGCATCGGTTGCATGGTGAGCATCGGCTGCATGGTGAGCATCGGCTGCATGATGAGCATCGGCTGCATGATGAGCATCGGTTGCATGGTGAGCATCGGCTGCATGATGAGCATCAGCTGCATGATGAGCGTGATGGGCATAAGCTGCATGGTGAGCATCAGCTGCATGATGAGCATCGGATGCATGATGAGCATGATGGGCATAGGCTGCATGATGAGCATGATGGGCATCGGATGCATGATGAGCGTGATGAGCATCAGCTGCATGGTGAGCATGATGGGCATCGGCTGCATGATGAGCGTGATGAGCATCAGCTGCATGGTGAGCATGATGGGCATCGGCTGCATGATGAGCGTGATGGGCATCGGCTGCATGGTGAGCATGATGAGCATGATGGGCATCGGCTGCATGATGAGCATGATGGGCATCGGCTGCATGATGAGCATGATGGGCATCGGCTGCATGATGAGCATGATGGGCATCGGCTACATGA
Protein-coding regions in this window:
- a CDS encoding histidine-rich protein II; its protein translation is MVSFSKNKVLSAAVFASVLLLDNNNSAFNNNLCSKNAKGLNLNKRLLHETQAHVDDAHHAHHVADAHHAHHVADAHHAHHVADAHHAHHAADAHHAHHAADAHHAHHAADAHHAHHAHHAADAHHAHHAADAHHAHHAADAHHAHHAADAHHAHHAADAHHAHHASDAHHAHHAAYAHHAHHASDAHHAADAHHAAYAHHAHHAADAHHAADAHHATDAHHAADAHHAADAHHAADAHHATDAHHAHHAADAHHATDAHHAHHAADAHHAAAHHATDAHHAAAHHATDAHHAAAHHEAATHCLRH